In Cellvibrio polysaccharolyticus, a genomic segment contains:
- a CDS encoding PilZ domain-containing protein, translating to MQPLGGGARNGILSLTIKDKAVLYAAYMPFVKNGGMFIPTGKSYKLGDEVFMLLSLMDEPEKIPVAGKVVWVTPKGAQGNRAAGIGVQFSDQDNTAVTRIETYLAGALSSDRPTHTM from the coding sequence ATGCAACCTCTCGGTGGCGGTGCCCGAAATGGCATTCTTTCTCTGACAATCAAGGATAAAGCCGTACTTTACGCTGCCTATATGCCCTTCGTAAAAAACGGCGGCATGTTCATACCCACCGGTAAAAGCTACAAGTTGGGTGACGAAGTCTTCATGTTGCTGAGCCTGATGGACGAACCGGAGAAAATCCCGGTGGCGGGCAAGGTGGTATGGGTTACACCCAAAGGCGCACAGGGAAATCGGGCTGCCGGCATTGGTGTGCAGTTCAGTGATCAGGACAATACCGCGGTTACCCGCATTGAAACTTATCTGGCCGGTGCGCTTTCGTCAGATCGCCCTACGCACACCATGTAA
- a CDS encoding DNA polymerase III subunit delta': MIEFPVLPYPWQQQVWQQYLGLLASERMPHAIMLAGPKGIGKAHVALALAHYVLCASPVMGVPCGKCRGCQLNQAGTHPDLLEVAPEEDSKTIKVDQIRTLTESMSKTAQQGGFKVVVLQPAEAMNANAANALLKTLEEPANKTLLILISHAPFSVLPTIRSRCQLKMLPMPAREQVLHWIAPLLGGSQVAPELLIDLARGAPLTALSLLKDDTLEQREQWQLQLARLSQGGISAVELAAQWHTGDITALLEWLSALLHSVARLQHGHEDAVVARLPADFKVSLESLRSDVLQRYLEKLLHIKRLWNSGANPNKQLMLEELLMDWSALLRSGQNAAAGGGKLSGHR; encoded by the coding sequence ATGATTGAATTCCCCGTTTTACCTTATCCCTGGCAGCAACAGGTCTGGCAGCAATATCTGGGATTGCTGGCCAGCGAGAGGATGCCCCACGCAATCATGCTGGCCGGACCCAAAGGGATTGGTAAAGCCCATGTGGCGCTGGCGCTGGCGCACTACGTGTTGTGTGCATCGCCCGTGATGGGTGTGCCTTGTGGTAAATGTCGGGGTTGTCAGTTGAATCAGGCGGGCACTCACCCTGATTTGCTGGAGGTGGCTCCGGAAGAAGACAGTAAAACCATCAAGGTTGACCAGATACGCACACTGACCGAATCCATGAGCAAAACCGCCCAGCAGGGCGGTTTTAAAGTGGTGGTGTTGCAGCCGGCCGAAGCCATGAACGCCAACGCCGCCAATGCCTTATTGAAAACGCTTGAAGAGCCGGCCAACAAAACCCTGCTGATTTTGATCAGCCATGCGCCTTTCAGTGTGTTGCCTACCATTCGCTCCCGCTGCCAATTGAAAATGTTACCCATGCCGGCTCGTGAGCAGGTACTGCATTGGATAGCGCCGTTGCTGGGCGGCAGCCAGGTTGCACCGGAACTGTTGATTGATCTGGCGCGTGGCGCACCCTTAACCGCCTTGTCATTGCTGAAAGACGACACTCTGGAGCAGCGCGAACAATGGCAGCTGCAGTTGGCGCGCCTGAGTCAGGGTGGCATCTCTGCCGTAGAACTGGCGGCGCAGTGGCATACCGGCGATATTACCGCGTTGCTGGAATGGCTATCGGCTTTGCTGCACAGCGTTGCCCGGTTGCAGCACGGCCATGAAGATGCGGTGGTTGCCCGTTTACCTGCCGACTTCAAAGTCAGCCTGGAATCGCTGCGCAGCGACGTGTTGCAGCGCTATCTGGAGAAGTTGTTACACATTAAGCGGTTGTGGAATAGTGGCGCCAACCCCAATAAACAACTGATGCTGGAAGAGCTGCTAATGGACTGGAGCGCACTGCTGCGCAGCGGGCAAAACGCTGCAGCGGGCGGCGGAAAGTTATCTGGACATCGCTAG